From a single Micromonospora pallida genomic region:
- a CDS encoding sensor histidine kinase, whose product MIGLGAATWVVALSPGHVPAMAGLVLVCAAVACAAVIAGAASYGRGLARSVARTAVAARPEPVQPVVGQQEVYVGLARRLQGLVHREIQLLDVLEAQVEDPDLLKGLFQVDHLATRMRRYAENLAVVGGAVPRRQWSRPLPLVEVLRSAIAEVEQYPRVRVVPPVEGTVRGHAGADVVHLLAELIENATAFAPPHTEVTVRARRVAAGVAVEVDDRGLGMPHPEQDRLNALLADPGRVDVGDLLRDGRIGAWVISALARRHDITVKLQSNVYGGVQAVVILPTTLLGDQTAQEPSAVDAARTPPRGAATVPSPLIGAAPAPADPRHRPPAPLTELTRAAPHGALPAPHNSTDTGQAGGDGVRPVLPRRTRQAHMAAPLRQARPGSGNQPTGGHDPTLMANFLRGANSGNADPPTGPPAR is encoded by the coding sequence ATGATCGGCCTCGGTGCGGCGACGTGGGTGGTGGCGCTGTCACCGGGGCACGTTCCGGCGATGGCCGGGCTGGTGCTGGTGTGCGCGGCTGTGGCCTGCGCCGCGGTCATCGCGGGTGCTGCGTCGTACGGTCGTGGACTCGCCCGGTCCGTTGCCCGGACTGCGGTGGCTGCCCGGCCTGAGCCCGTTCAGCCGGTGGTGGGGCAGCAGGAGGTGTATGTCGGCCTCGCGCGCCGGCTGCAGGGACTGGTGCATCGGGAGATCCAGTTGCTGGATGTCCTGGAGGCGCAGGTCGAGGACCCCGACCTGCTCAAGGGCCTGTTCCAGGTGGATCACCTCGCGACCCGCATGCGCCGCTACGCGGAGAACCTCGCAGTGGTGGGAGGGGCCGTGCCACGGCGGCAGTGGAGCAGGCCACTGCCGCTGGTCGAGGTCCTGCGCTCCGCCATCGCCGAGGTCGAGCAGTACCCGCGGGTTCGGGTGGTGCCACCGGTCGAGGGAACAGTGCGCGGCCACGCCGGGGCCGACGTGGTGCACCTGCTGGCCGAGCTGATCGAGAACGCCACCGCGTTCGCGCCTCCTCACACGGAGGTGACGGTGCGGGCCCGGCGGGTCGCGGCCGGCGTGGCGGTCGAGGTGGACGACCGCGGCCTGGGCATGCCGCATCCCGAGCAGGACCGGCTGAACGCTCTGCTGGCGGATCCGGGCCGGGTGGATGTCGGGGACCTGCTGCGCGATGGCCGTATCGGGGCTTGGGTGATCTCGGCGCTGGCCCGCCGGCACGACATCACGGTCAAACTGCAGAGCAACGTCTACGGCGGTGTGCAGGCGGTGGTGATCCTGCCGACGACGTTGCTCGGAGACCAGACGGCCCAGGAACCGTCGGCCGTCGACGCGGCCCGAACGCCCCCACGCGGCGCGGCGACCGTGCCATCACCGCTGATCGGTGCTGCGCCTGCGCCGGCCGACCCTCGTCACCGCCCACCTGCGCCCCTGACGGAGCTGACGCGGGCCGCGCCACATGGGGCGTTGCCAGCGCCCCACAACAGCACCGACACGGGCCAGGCGGGCGGGGACGGCGTGCGTCCCGTGCTGCCGCGCCGGACACGGCAGGCACACATGGCGGCCCCGTTACGGCAGGCCCGCCCAGGGTCGGGGAACCAGCCGACCGGCGGCCACGACCCCACTCTGATGGCCAATTTCCTACGCGGCGCCAACTCCGGAAACGCCGACCCGCCCACAGGACCTCCTGCCCGTTGA
- a CDS encoding roadblock/LC7 domain-containing protein: protein MTTTPGQELTWLLSALVERVPHTRSALLLSSDGLPRAAHGLTDDSADHLAAISSGLFSLTRSAGEMFDEGSGVRQVVAELDDTLLFVTAAGEGAVLAVLAGRQADVSVLGYEMSQMVKSVRPYLATPTRGTAVPSPAVR from the coding sequence ATGACCACGACGCCCGGCCAGGAACTGACCTGGCTGCTGTCCGCCCTGGTGGAACGGGTACCGCACACCCGGAGCGCACTGCTGCTGTCCTCCGACGGGCTGCCGCGGGCCGCCCACGGACTGACCGATGACAGCGCGGACCACCTGGCAGCGATCTCCTCCGGGCTGTTCTCCCTGACCCGCAGCGCTGGCGAGATGTTCGACGAAGGCTCCGGCGTGCGGCAGGTAGTGGCCGAGCTCGACGACACGCTGCTGTTCGTCACCGCCGCGGGTGAAGGTGCGGTACTGGCGGTACTGGCGGGCCGCCAGGCTGACGTCAGCGTCCTCGGCTACGAGATGTCGCAGATGGTCAAGAGCGTCCGGCCGTACCTGGCGACACCCACCCGCGGCACTGCCGTCCCGTCTCCCGCCGTGCGATGA
- a CDS encoding DUF742 domain-containing protein — protein MRFGGAHQETWVDEAAGRLVRPYTVSAGRTRPTTAMDLLSWVVATGVRPRGRLEPDHDVALGLCGEATTVAEVAARMRLPAAVTKVVLSDLVAVGAVRTRPPSPVADPTDRSILERLLVGLQQRL, from the coding sequence ATGAGATTCGGCGGCGCGCATCAGGAGACGTGGGTCGACGAGGCGGCCGGGCGGCTGGTACGCCCCTACACGGTCAGCGCCGGGCGGACCCGACCCACCACAGCAATGGACCTGCTGTCGTGGGTCGTCGCCACCGGCGTACGGCCGCGCGGGCGGTTGGAGCCGGACCACGACGTGGCCTTGGGCCTGTGCGGCGAGGCGACCACGGTCGCCGAGGTGGCCGCCCGGATGAGACTCCCAGCCGCGGTCACGAAGGTGGTGCTGTCGGACCTGGTAGCGGTCGGCGCGGTACGCACCCGTCCACCCAGCCCGGTCGCCGACCCGACCGACCGATCGATCCTGGAGAGGCTCCTTGTCGGCCTACAGCAACGACTCTGA
- a CDS encoding GTP-binding protein, with amino-acid sequence MSAYSNDSDRTPNALKVLVAGGFGVGKTTFITATSEIPPLRTEELLTAASVGTDDLAGVEAKTTTTVALDFGRITIDCENVLYLFGTPGQDRFWFLWDELCQGALGAVVLVDTRRLPDCFAAVDFFESRRLRFLVAVNEFDGAYRYDPQEVRAALGLRPEVPVVTCDARHQRSATAVLATLVQHLLTQPPPTPLSFDPIEAGSPA; translated from the coding sequence TTGTCGGCCTACAGCAACGACTCTGACCGCACGCCGAACGCGCTCAAGGTGCTGGTCGCTGGCGGGTTCGGAGTCGGGAAGACCACCTTCATCACGGCGACGAGCGAGATCCCGCCGCTGCGCACCGAGGAACTCCTCACCGCGGCCAGCGTCGGCACCGACGACCTCGCCGGAGTGGAAGCCAAGACAACCACCACCGTGGCGCTGGACTTCGGCCGCATCACTATCGACTGCGAGAACGTCCTGTATCTGTTTGGCACACCGGGGCAGGACCGGTTCTGGTTCCTGTGGGACGAACTGTGCCAGGGCGCGCTCGGCGCGGTGGTGCTGGTCGACACCCGCCGCCTGCCGGACTGCTTCGCCGCCGTGGACTTTTTCGAGTCCCGCCGCCTCCGGTTCCTGGTCGCCGTCAACGAGTTCGACGGTGCCTACCGATACGACCCTCAGGAGGTACGCGCAGCCCTGGGACTGCGGCCCGAGGTGCCGGTCGTGACGTGCGACGCCCGCCACCAACGATCCGCCACCGCCGTCCTGGCGACGCTCGTGCAGCACCTGCTCACCCAACCCCCTCCCACACCCTTGAGCTTCGATCCGATAGAGGCAGGCAGCCCAGCATGA
- a CDS encoding GAF domain-containing protein, producing the protein MINDSYEPRLLTPPDLQAPQRLHRLQALRLGRPEPEFDDFAHKLAQTTDMPWAMVNFLDEHGQFFAGLYTTPTTQPGVSAPVTPIEPGRRMSRDQGFCPHVVARRRALVLEDVCAWPRFAGNPVVDQLGIRTYMGAPLIDHTGTALGTICVVGPEPRAWGQKGLTTIKTLAAELSALINQREHRPG; encoded by the coding sequence ATGATCAACGACAGCTACGAACCCCGACTCCTCACCCCGCCCGACCTGCAGGCGCCGCAGCGGCTACACCGGCTGCAGGCCCTCCGACTCGGACGGCCGGAGCCGGAGTTCGACGACTTTGCCCACAAGCTGGCGCAGACCACCGACATGCCCTGGGCGATGGTGAACTTCCTCGACGAGCACGGACAGTTCTTCGCCGGCCTTTACACCACCCCGACCACCCAGCCAGGGGTGTCCGCACCCGTTACCCCAATCGAACCCGGCCGCCGCATGTCACGAGACCAGGGCTTCTGCCCACACGTCGTCGCCCGACGCCGCGCGCTGGTCCTCGAAGACGTCTGCGCCTGGCCACGGTTCGCCGGCAACCCCGTCGTCGACCAACTCGGCATCCGCACCTACATGGGCGCCCCACTGATCGACCACACCGGCACCGCCCTCGGAACGATCTGCGTCGTCGGCCCCGAACCCCGCGCCTGGGGCCAGAAAGGGCTCACCACCATCAAGACCCTGGCGGCCGAACTGTCAGCCCTTATCAACCAGCGGGAACACCGCCCCGGCTAA
- a CDS encoding acyl-CoA dehydrogenase family protein yields MTDGYHLTPRHTHLRNTVRVFAETEVRPHIPELEASRSVAYDLSRQIACQGWLGVTIDPTHGGLGLGHLAKTIIIEELSRVSAAMGAMLQASQLGAAKIIHFGNDEQKQTWLPAIAAGTCLPTIAVTEPGSGSHVLGITTTAVPDGDHYLINGTKTFVGNSHIADLHGVVARTSPGTRGLSAFLVEADRPGVHLTPHQPSMGLHGFSFGEVAFDNCRIPAANRLGAEGDGLDVAYSSSVLYGRPNLAAVALGIHQATLDTTIAYTTNQHRYGKPLADLPTIKQRLGTMQSRLMTARLAAYHAAHLLDHGQPCDAELINAKLINAEFTIDSARTAMEMHAAHGLHPAQSPIERYFRDALHIFAPAGTTDIQLLRLAEHALGATQQPWSTQFNASMAGRLETSVAR; encoded by the coding sequence ATGACCGACGGCTACCACCTCACCCCCCGCCACACGCACCTGCGGAACACCGTCCGCGTGTTCGCCGAGACCGAGGTCCGCCCCCACATCCCGGAGCTGGAGGCGTCTCGGAGCGTGGCGTACGACCTGTCCCGGCAGATTGCCTGCCAAGGGTGGCTCGGCGTCACGATCGACCCCACCCACGGCGGACTCGGACTCGGCCACCTCGCCAAAACGATCATCATCGAGGAACTGTCCCGCGTCTCGGCCGCCATGGGCGCCATGCTCCAAGCATCCCAACTCGGCGCCGCGAAGATCATCCACTTCGGCAACGACGAGCAGAAACAGACCTGGCTACCCGCCATCGCCGCCGGCACCTGCCTGCCCACCATCGCCGTCACCGAACCCGGATCCGGCAGCCACGTCCTCGGCATCACCACCACCGCCGTCCCCGACGGCGACCACTACCTCATCAACGGCACGAAAACCTTCGTCGGCAACAGCCACATCGCCGACCTCCACGGCGTCGTCGCACGCACCAGCCCCGGCACCCGCGGACTATCCGCCTTCCTCGTCGAAGCCGACCGACCCGGCGTACACCTCACTCCACACCAGCCGAGCATGGGCCTGCACGGCTTCAGCTTTGGCGAGGTGGCCTTCGACAACTGCCGCATCCCCGCAGCCAACCGGCTCGGCGCCGAAGGCGACGGCCTCGACGTGGCCTACTCCTCCAGCGTCCTGTACGGCAGACCCAACCTCGCCGCCGTCGCCCTCGGCATCCACCAAGCGACCCTCGACACCACCATCGCCTACACGACCAACCAGCACCGCTACGGCAAACCACTGGCCGACCTGCCGACGATCAAACAACGGCTCGGCACCATGCAATCCCGGCTCATGACCGCCCGCCTGGCCGCCTACCACGCCGCACACCTACTCGACCACGGCCAACCCTGCGACGCCGAACTTATCAACGCCAAGCTCATCAATGCCGAATTCACGATCGACTCCGCCCGTACCGCCATGGAAATGCACGCCGCACACGGCCTCCACCCGGCGCAATCACCCATCGAACGCTACTTCCGCGACGCCCTACACATCTTCGCCCCCGCCGGCACCACCGACATCCAACTCCTACGACTGGCCGAACACGCCCTTGGCGCCACCCAACAGCCCTGGTCAACCCAGTTCAATGCCTCCATGGCCGGTCGACTCGAAACGAGCGTGGCGAGGTGA